From the Macaca thibetana thibetana isolate TM-01 chromosome 12, ASM2454274v1, whole genome shotgun sequence genome, one window contains:
- the ACKR3 gene encoding atypical chemokine receptor 3 isoform X2 — protein MGRKRLVQAPRGKQVIGLPALSTMDLHVFDYSEPGNFSDISWPCNSSDCIVVDTVMCPNMPNKSVLLYTLAFIYIFIFVIGMIANSVVVWVNIQAKTTGYDTHCYILNLAIADLWVVLTIPVWVVSLVQHNQWPMGELTCKVTHLIFSINLFGSIFFLTCMSVDRYLSITYFTNTSSSRKKMVRRVVCVLVWLLAFCVSLPDTYYLKTVTSASNNETYCRSFYPEHSIKEWLIGMELVSVVLGFAVPFSVIAVFYFLLARAISASGDQEKHSSRKIIFSYVVVFLVCWLPYHVAVLLDIFSILHYIPFTCRLEHALFTALHVTQCLSLVHCCVNPVLYSFINRNYRYELMKAFIFKYSAKTGLTKLIDASRVSETEYSALEQSTK, from the exons ATGGGAAGGAAGAGGCTGGTCCAGGCCCCTAGAGGAAAGCAG GTCATTGGATTGCCCGCCCTCAGCACGATGGATCTGCATGTCTTCGACTACTCGGAGCCAGGGAACTTCTCGGACATCAGCTGGCCATGCAACAGCAGCGACTGCATCGTGGTGGACACGGTGATGTGCCCCAACATGCCCAACAAAAGTGTCCTGCTCTACACACTCGccttcatttacattttcatcttCGTCATCGGCATGATTGCCAACTCCGTGGTGGTCTGGGTGAACATCCAGGCCAAGACCACAGGCTACGACACGCACTGCTACATCCTGAACCTGGCCATCGCCGACCTGTGGGTTGTCCTTACCATCCCAGTCTGGGTGGTCAGCCTCGTGCAGCACAACCAGTGGCCCATGGGGGAGCTCACGTGCAAGGTCACACACCTCATCTTCTCCATCAACCTCTTCGGCAGCATCTTCTTCCTCACGTGCATGAGCGTGGACCGCTACCTCTCCATCACCTACTTCACCAACACCTCCAGCAGCAGGAAGAAGATGGTACGCCGTGTCGTCTGCGTCCTGGTGTGGCTGCTGGCCTTCTGCGTGTCTCTGCCAGACACCTACTACCTGAAGACCGTCACGTCTGCGTCCAACAATGAAACCTACTGCCGTTCCTTCTACCCTGAGCACAGCATCAAGGAGTGGCTGATCGGCATGGAGCTGGTCTCTGTGGTCTTGGGCTTCGCCGTTCCCTTTTCCGTCATCGCTGTCTTCTACTTCCTGCTGGCCAGAGCCATCTCGGCGTCCGGTGACCAGGAGAAGCACAGCAGCCGGAAGATCATCTTCTCCTACGTGGTGGTCTTCCTCGTCTGCTGGCTGCCCTACCACGTGGCGGTGCTGCTGGACATCTTCTCGATCCTGCACTACATCCCTTTCACCTGCCGGCTGGAGCACGCCCTCTTCACAGCCCTGCACGTCACACAGTGCCTGTCGCTGGTGCACTGCTGCGTTAACCCTGTCCTCTACAGCTTCATCAATCGCAACTACAGGTACGAGCTGATGAAGGCCTTCATCTTCAAATACTCAGCCAAAACCGGGCTCACCAAGCTCATCGATGCCTCCAGAGTCTCGGAAACGGAGTACTCTGCCTTGGAGCAGAGCACCAAATGA
- the ACKR3 gene encoding atypical chemokine receptor 3 isoform X1: protein MDLHVFDYSEPGNFSDISWPCNSSDCIVVDTVMCPNMPNKSVLLYTLAFIYIFIFVIGMIANSVVVWVNIQAKTTGYDTHCYILNLAIADLWVVLTIPVWVVSLVQHNQWPMGELTCKVTHLIFSINLFGSIFFLTCMSVDRYLSITYFTNTSSSRKKMVRRVVCVLVWLLAFCVSLPDTYYLKTVTSASNNETYCRSFYPEHSIKEWLIGMELVSVVLGFAVPFSVIAVFYFLLARAISASGDQEKHSSRKIIFSYVVVFLVCWLPYHVAVLLDIFSILHYIPFTCRLEHALFTALHVTQCLSLVHCCVNPVLYSFINRNYRYELMKAFIFKYSAKTGLTKLIDASRVSETEYSALEQSTK, encoded by the coding sequence ATGGATCTGCATGTCTTCGACTACTCGGAGCCAGGGAACTTCTCGGACATCAGCTGGCCATGCAACAGCAGCGACTGCATCGTGGTGGACACGGTGATGTGCCCCAACATGCCCAACAAAAGTGTCCTGCTCTACACACTCGccttcatttacattttcatcttCGTCATCGGCATGATTGCCAACTCCGTGGTGGTCTGGGTGAACATCCAGGCCAAGACCACAGGCTACGACACGCACTGCTACATCCTGAACCTGGCCATCGCCGACCTGTGGGTTGTCCTTACCATCCCAGTCTGGGTGGTCAGCCTCGTGCAGCACAACCAGTGGCCCATGGGGGAGCTCACGTGCAAGGTCACACACCTCATCTTCTCCATCAACCTCTTCGGCAGCATCTTCTTCCTCACGTGCATGAGCGTGGACCGCTACCTCTCCATCACCTACTTCACCAACACCTCCAGCAGCAGGAAGAAGATGGTACGCCGTGTCGTCTGCGTCCTGGTGTGGCTGCTGGCCTTCTGCGTGTCTCTGCCAGACACCTACTACCTGAAGACCGTCACGTCTGCGTCCAACAATGAAACCTACTGCCGTTCCTTCTACCCTGAGCACAGCATCAAGGAGTGGCTGATCGGCATGGAGCTGGTCTCTGTGGTCTTGGGCTTCGCCGTTCCCTTTTCCGTCATCGCTGTCTTCTACTTCCTGCTGGCCAGAGCCATCTCGGCGTCCGGTGACCAGGAGAAGCACAGCAGCCGGAAGATCATCTTCTCCTACGTGGTGGTCTTCCTCGTCTGCTGGCTGCCCTACCACGTGGCGGTGCTGCTGGACATCTTCTCGATCCTGCACTACATCCCTTTCACCTGCCGGCTGGAGCACGCCCTCTTCACAGCCCTGCACGTCACACAGTGCCTGTCGCTGGTGCACTGCTGCGTTAACCCTGTCCTCTACAGCTTCATCAATCGCAACTACAGGTACGAGCTGATGAAGGCCTTCATCTTCAAATACTCAGCCAAAACCGGGCTCACCAAGCTCATCGATGCCTCCAGAGTCTCGGAAACGGAGTACTCTGCCTTGGAGCAGAGCACCAAATGA